The Setaria italica strain Yugu1 chromosome VIII, Setaria_italica_v2.0, whole genome shotgun sequence genome includes the window CCGGTACTTAAAAAGGGGTTAGGAACCAGTACTGAAGGCGTTATGTCCTCATGTACACGAGGAGTTGATTTTAAAGCAGTCTGTCGTATCAAGTTCTCTTTGTATCAAAGGATGTGTATTTAGTGGAGAACTCCAATAGTTCGATGGATTTCAATCTGATGTGTATGAACAAATAGTTCTTGTTGACATGTATACAGAACTATCAGGTATTGATTTTGGTGAAGCTGAGAAATTGTTACAGGTGCCGATCTGCATGATTATATTATATATTTTGTTTTATCTGTATTAATTGGTTTCCTCAGGACGGCCGTCAGGAACTGCCTGGAAAAGATTCCTGTAGGCCAACCCACAGGAGAAATGGACCTTTCCTGACTATGGGCTCCTGTCGGTCTGACGGTTTTGGGGTGTTCCCTGACGGATTTTGGCCGTCAGGAGTTTCCTGCTTCCTGGTAGTGCGCTGATGCTGCTTCTCTAATTAGTTTCAGGGACTCAGCGAAGTCATCTAGAAGGTGATGACAATCTGGAAATTGTGAGTCATCCACTGCAAGCACAACCCTGATGGTGTCGGCGTAGCTTTGCCAAAGGATAGTAAGTGCCTGCACATATTTAACAAAGGGAAACAACAAATGATCAAACATTACCAATGTGTGCATATTAACTACCATTCTACTGGACTGTGTAGAATTAGAAGTTCTTGTATATGCACATACGAAAATGACAGCTCGTACATTATAAAATTCCTAAAATTTAGTTACATCTACATAAGGAGCATGGTCCGGTTTAATTCATACCGACGGGTGCCCATATACGCTAGGTGCAATGTAGACAACCCGGTGCCCATAAAACTCTACTGGTTCAACTGGACCAATTATGTTGGAGAACGGCACTGTGGTATTAGATATCATACGATGGAAGATAGCACCTGAAACCTGCAACAAGCTATGTgtaaagaattatttcattCATGATCACGGATTTTACACGCAAATAAAACTACAATTGGAGACTAGAGTCAACTTGGTAAAATACAGCCTCCCACCCTAAGATCAATATATTTCTTTGGAACACTGGTTCACCAAAAAGAAGAGATCGATATAGCATTTGTACCTTGGTGCCAAAAAGTTCAGAGCCCTTTTTTCCAATTCCATGCGTGACGATTACCTCTAGTGAATGTTTTTTCCTATCTACAACCTTCTTTGCTTTGCGGACATATTCAAGAGGGTCATCATACATAGCAATGTAGAATGGGAGTATGATTTGCCCCACTGGATTTCCCCATTTTACATCATTATTCTTGCTAGACTCCATCATCTGCGCTAACTCCTAAAGAAGCAAAATGATATTAATATATGCCAAAAGGTGTTGTAATTTGaaattttgtaaaaaaatattttcaagaaTTTTTGGCTTACTTGTATGCCAGGTGTTGACCTTACATTCACCATTAGAAGTGATCTCAAGCACACATCTTTCTTGGTGGCATCGTCGCCTATAGGAATGCAAGGAACATTAATCAATTTTCCTATAAATACACATCAACACAGGAGAAACAACTCTAACTCCCAGCTGTTCAAGTTAGAAATTAAGAATGCTAGAAGTACTCATTAGTCACTACACTCCTAATATTGATTGTAATAAAAATAATACTGTAAAGCTAATTTGAATGGAAAAACGTGTACATGAAAAatcattattatatatatatatatatatatatattactacGTTGATGGTAAAAATTTTAACAATTGGGTAGGCATACTTCACACTCACCGGACTTTCGGAAGTAATACCGGGATAGCGCAGCTGATGTCACTCCGACTAACACGTCATTTACTGTCTGCGCATCAGTTCATTGAGATTTTAAGTGAACTTTATATAAGATGTGACCTCCAATAAATCATGAAAACTTTATATAACATGTAAGTAAATATTATTTAGATATTGAGAGCAATTCATGGAAAGGTTAACGTCACGTACGCAGCCGAGGACGTTCTTGACATGCTTGACGTCGTCGAGGCTGAGACCGCGGCTGACGAAGCGCTTGCGCCTGAACTCGACGCCCTTCACGCCCGTGAACACCGTGCGCGGGTCCCTGACGAGGTCCAGCGCCAAGGCGGCGAAGCTCACGACGTCCACGATGGTGTGCCAGGCGAGCAGGACGCAGGACAGGACCCAGGCGACGAACGCCATGGCGCCCGCCGACCTtgccggcgtcggcgaggccCCATAGACGCGGCGCCGCCCCttgcggcgcgcgggcggcggcatgGCCGACGGCATCACCGGCAGGGCCTTGGGGTCGGCGGCACTCCGCGTGCACGCCAGGAGCAGGGAGATCAGCGACGTGCCGTCGCCGAGGGCGTGGTTGATGCGGAACACGGCGGCCGACGCCGCTTCGGAGGTCGGGAAGTCCAGGATGTGGAGCTCCCACAGCGGCCGTGACTTGTCCATGGGGAGCGTGGACAGGGAGGACACGTAGTCCTCCAGGACCTTGTCGgggtcggcggcgatggcggcggggtCAAGGTCCGGGACGATGATGTGGTCGTCAAGGTTCACCGGCGTCCGGACCCATCGATGCTCTGGCCCGTCTGTCACCTGCTCAAGTTCACTTCGTCATCTTGTGTACCATTATTGGTAACCTGGGCTTTGGATTTTGTTGCAATAAACTCTCTAAGTGGGAGAATTTCCATTTGAAACGACGTTTAGTTAACGtttcaaagttttttttaaatacgGAGTACATGCTCAAAGACTTACATGGATGCTGCAGAAGCGAGGGTGCCGCACGAGGGTGACCTCGAGGCCGGCGCGAGCCAGTTCAATGTCGATGGGCGCAGcgaggccgacgacggcgacgataCACAAATCGCTGTAAAATTGTGCCGTGGGGCTCAGGGGCTCATCGTCCGCTTCGCCGGTTGCCCCAACTCCACGAGTGTGTATTGAAAGCATGGGCAATGGCGGTGGTGAGACGGGGCTGGCACTGTGAACACCCATTCTTTCTAGTGTTACGGTGTCTCGTCTATGTTTGGATCCAGAGAGCAGCTGCACAAGGGGTGCTTTATATACATCGTCACGGGCGTCCGGACGCGCGTCTCGCTTCGGATGGGAGATGTGGCACAAGCCTATCCACGTAATAGAGGTTTGCGTGATGGGTTTTGAGATGTTTAAATGTTGCAATATCTAGCTTCTGATGTTTTATCTATTGACTTTTTATGTTGCAGTACACCTGCCACTACT containing:
- the LOC101769445 gene encoding O-acyltransferase WSD1, producing MGVHSASPVSPPPLPMLSIHTRGVGATGEADDEPLSPTAQFYSDLCIVAVVGLAAPIDIELARAGLEVTLVRHPRFCSIHVTDGPEHRWVRTPVNLDDHIIVPDLDPAAIAADPDKVLEDYVSSLSTLPMDKSRPLWELHILDFPTSEAASAAVFRINHALGDGTSLISLLLACTRSAADPKALPVMPSAMPPPARRKGRRRVYGASPTPARSAGAMAFVAWVLSCVLLAWHTIVDVVSFAALALDLVRDPRTVFTGVKGVEFRRKRFVSRGLSLDDVKHVKNVLGCTVNDVLVGVTSAALSRYYFRKSGDDATKKDVCLRSLLMVNVRSTPGIQELAQMMESSKNNDVKWGNPVGQIILPFYIAMYDDPLEYVRKAKKVVDRKKHSLEVIVTHGIGKKGSELFGTKVSGAIFHRMISNTTVPFSNIIGPVEPVEFYGHRVVYIAPSVYGHPSALTILWQSYADTIRVVLAVDDSQFPDCHHLLDDFAESLKLIREAASAHYQEAGNS